Proteins from one Mucilaginibacter jinjuensis genomic window:
- a CDS encoding DUF6515 family protein yields MKRIYQLFSFTVVAGLLSLFVATNADAQRGGGGHGGGGGGSHGGGGGGGFHGGGGGGGFHGGGGFQGGGGHAAPAPSRGGNFAPRGNFNGGGGRPVVSGGHYGYNRGGYVGGGRVGYAGRPGYAPGRGGYYRPGGYYHGGVGYRGGYYYHGPFRGGYYNYGGFYGRYYAPRIGFSIGVLPYGYYPFYFGPDQFFYSGGYYYQYNDNQYTVVEPPVGAEITQLPSNAKSIVIDGQQYYEANGVYYLPITRDDGSQAYQIAGKDGQLTTGAGDYQDDPNNQPDANQNQGYAPQQQQQVQPQQGSNLPQPGDVVQALPPNCRKVKIDNEVYYVDPANVYYHQERDQYGQKVYRVTDVSNGTN; encoded by the coding sequence ATGAAACGCATATATCAATTATTCTCATTTACAGTTGTAGCAGGTTTACTTAGCCTGTTTGTAGCAACAAATGCCGATGCACAACGTGGCGGCGGCGGACATGGTGGAGGTGGCGGTGGTTCTCACGGCGGCGGTGGAGGCGGAGGCTTCCATGGCGGCGGTGGCGGCGGCGGTTTCCACGGTGGTGGTGGTTTTCAGGGTGGCGGTGGCCATGCTGCACCAGCTCCCTCACGTGGTGGCAACTTTGCTCCACGCGGCAATTTTAACGGTGGCGGTGGTCGCCCGGTAGTATCAGGTGGTCATTACGGTTATAATCGTGGTGGTTATGTAGGCGGCGGGCGTGTAGGTTATGCTGGTCGCCCGGGTTACGCTCCAGGCCGTGGAGGTTATTACAGACCAGGGGGATACTATCATGGTGGCGTAGGTTACCGTGGCGGTTATTACTATCATGGCCCTTTCAGAGGCGGGTACTATAACTATGGTGGCTTTTACGGCCGTTATTATGCCCCTCGTATAGGTTTCAGCATTGGCGTATTACCTTATGGGTACTATCCGTTCTACTTCGGCCCAGATCAGTTCTTTTATAGCGGTGGTTACTACTATCAATATAATGATAACCAATACACCGTGGTTGAACCACCGGTAGGTGCCGAAATTACCCAGCTGCCATCAAATGCAAAATCAATTGTAATAGATGGCCAGCAATACTACGAGGCTAACGGTGTGTATTACCTGCCAATTACCCGTGATGACGGCTCACAAGCATACCAGATTGCCGGTAAAGATGGCCAGTTAACCACAGGTGCAGGCGATTATCAGGATGATCCAAACAATCAGCCGGATGCGAACCAAAACCAGGGTTATGCACCACAACAGCAACAACAAGTACAACCGCAACAGGGCAGCAATTTGCCGCAACCGGGTGATGTTGTACAGGCTTTACCTCCAAATTGCAGAAAGGTAAAAATTGATAACGAGGTGTATTATGTAGATCCTGCTAATGTATACTATCATCAGGAACGCGATCAGTACGGCCAAAAAGTTTACCGTGTAACCGACGTGAGCAACGGTACCAACTAA
- a CDS encoding SGNH/GDSL hydrolase family protein, with protein MKYYICLLLSIVTCFAQAKNKPQAGLTIFKANDPKIQYTGRIDFTNPLKPRFWSPAVYIQAKFKGTSCAIMLNDEVLYGNSHNYVEVAIDNQQPVRLQTTGKTNVIEVAKNLPNGVHTITICKDTESGIGYLEFTGIKCAQLLPMPAKPIRKIEYIGDSITCGSSLDMTGIQCGGGKWYDQHNAYMSYGPLTSRALNAQYVLSSVSGIGLIHSCCDMKIVMPQVFDKVNMRTDSIKWNFNKYQPDVVTVCLGQNDGVQDSTAFCSAYVKFLGDIRNHYPKADIVCLTSPMGDSTLTPVLKKYITAINNHVNQTGDQKVTHYFYSKRYFHGCGTHPDMAEHKEMADELTAYLKQLKKW; from the coding sequence ATGAAATACTACATCTGCCTGTTGCTATCTATCGTTACCTGTTTCGCGCAAGCCAAAAATAAACCACAAGCAGGACTAACCATATTTAAAGCCAACGATCCTAAAATACAATACACGGGCAGGATTGATTTTACTAATCCGCTTAAACCTCGTTTCTGGTCACCGGCAGTATACATTCAGGCTAAATTTAAGGGTACTTCATGCGCCATTATGCTGAATGATGAAGTGCTTTATGGTAATAGCCATAACTATGTGGAAGTAGCTATAGATAATCAGCAACCGGTTCGCCTGCAAACTACCGGTAAAACCAATGTAATTGAAGTAGCCAAAAACCTGCCGAACGGTGTACATACCATCACCATTTGTAAAGACACAGAATCGGGCATTGGGTATCTGGAGTTTACCGGCATTAAATGCGCCCAATTGCTGCCTATGCCAGCTAAACCAATACGTAAAATTGAATACATTGGCGATTCAATCACCTGCGGAAGTAGTTTGGATATGACGGGGATTCAGTGCGGTGGGGGTAAATGGTATGATCAGCATAATGCCTATATGAGTTACGGACCTTTAACCTCAAGGGCTTTGAATGCGCAATACGTACTGAGTTCGGTATCGGGTATTGGCCTGATCCACAGTTGCTGCGATATGAAAATTGTGATGCCGCAGGTTTTCGACAAAGTGAATATGCGGACTGACTCGATTAAATGGAATTTCAATAAATACCAGCCCGATGTAGTTACAGTTTGCCTTGGCCAGAACGATGGTGTGCAGGATTCGACTGCTTTTTGCAGCGCCTATGTAAAGTTTCTGGGCGATATCCGCAATCATTATCCTAAAGCAGATATCGTTTGTTTAACAAGCCCCATGGGCGATTCGACCCTTACGCCTGTATTGAAGAAATATATTACAGCTATAAATAATCATGTAAACCAAACCGGTGATCAAAAAGTAACGCATTATTTCTACAGCAAAAGATACTTCCATGGCTGCGGTACCCACCCTGATATGGCCGAGCATAAAGAAATGGCTGATGAGCTGACCGCCTACTTAAAACAGCTTAAAAAGTGGTAA
- a CDS encoding four-helix bundle copper-binding protein, whose translation MEQHHNHQALIQKLLDCVLACEHCATACLAEGDEVKYMVNCITLDRDCADICNIGARLLQRDSIIAHQYLVLCEEICRLCAAECSKHYMEHCQQCAKVCRECAEACHAHHTAITQE comes from the coding sequence ATGGAACAACATCATAACCACCAGGCGCTTATCCAAAAATTACTGGATTGTGTATTAGCTTGCGAACATTGCGCCACCGCCTGCCTTGCCGAAGGAGACGAAGTAAAATACATGGTCAACTGCATTACGCTCGACCGTGACTGTGCCGACATTTGCAATATTGGCGCACGCTTGCTACAGCGCGATTCCATTATCGCACACCAATACCTTGTTTTGTGCGAAGAGATTTGCCGCCTTTGTGCAGCCGAATGCAGCAAACACTATATGGAGCATTGCCAGCAATGTGCTAAAGTATGCCGCGAATGTGCCGAAGCTTGCCATGCACATCATACAGCCATTACACAAGAATAA
- a CDS encoding flavodoxin family protein — MKAIIFNCTLKPSPIASNTEALASEVIKELERLGVETKLIRMIDHDIKPGSKSDMGNGDAWPEILKELLDSDILIMASPTWVGQMSSIAMRVLERMNGLYPVKDEKGIPVTFNKVAGFVVTGEEDGARHVVSEMAGGLMDVGFTIAPQCYTYWNNGPGPGTSYLKTNFRKDWSIETAKAVANNVVAVSKALKAMPISYSI; from the coding sequence ATGAAAGCCATCATATTTAACTGTACTCTAAAGCCATCGCCAATAGCATCAAACACCGAAGCATTGGCCAGCGAAGTAATTAAAGAATTGGAACGCCTCGGTGTAGAAACCAAGCTGATCCGAATGATAGATCATGATATTAAACCCGGATCAAAATCAGACATGGGTAATGGTGATGCCTGGCCCGAGATTTTGAAAGAACTACTGGACTCAGACATCCTGATTATGGCAAGCCCAACATGGGTAGGTCAGATGTCGAGCATAGCCATGCGGGTACTGGAACGGATGAACGGCTTGTATCCCGTTAAAGATGAAAAGGGTATACCCGTTACTTTTAACAAGGTAGCAGGTTTTGTAGTTACCGGCGAAGAAGATGGTGCGCGCCACGTGGTAAGTGAAATGGCGGGTGGTTTAATGGACGTAGGTTTTACCATAGCCCCACAATGCTACACGTACTGGAACAATGGCCCCGGGCCAGGTACATCATATCTTAAAACTAATTTTAGAAAAGACTGGTCGATAGAAACGGCGAAGGCTGTTGCAAACAATGTTGTAGCTGTATCAAAAGCGCTCAAAGCTATGCCGATATCGTACAGTATTTAA
- a CDS encoding prolyl oligopeptidase family serine peptidase — protein MKRLMCLPLAALLGGSALAQTSATTMKTLPYPTTKKVETVDTYFGTAVPDPYRWLEDDRAEDTKAWVQAENKVTHAYLEQIPYREAIRKRLEVLWNYEKFGAPQKQGEWTYFGRNSGLQSQSVIYRQKDGGEPEVFLDPNQFSKDGTTSLQGLDFTKDGSLAAYQISEGGSDWRKVIIIRASDKSQVGDTLRDVKFSGIAWKGNEGFYYSSYDKPAEGSQLSGMTQYHKLFYHQLGTPQSSDKLIFGGEQTPRRYIGAYLTEDERYLIITAANSTTGNELYLQDLTQAGSSIVPIVSNFDNEHNIIDNIGSKLYIYTNLYAPNHRVVTVDASSPGVTHWKDLIPQTKNSLTVSTGGQKIFAEYLKDATSLVLQYNMDGKLEQEIALPGVGTAAGFGAKKEEKELYYTFTSYVYPSTIFKYDITSGKSTVYKKPNVQFDPTLYESKQVFYKSKDGTQVPMIITYKKGIVLNGKNPTMLYAYGGFGVSLTPAFSTSNIVLLEHGGIYAVPNIRGGGEYGETWHRAGIKLKKQNVFDDFIAAAEYLIQHKYTSHDYLAISGGSNGGLLIGATMTQRPDLCKVAFPAVGVMDMLRYNKFTAGAGWAYDYGTAEDGAEMFAYLYHYSPYHALKPANYPATMVTTADHDDRVVPAHSFKFAARLQEDQQGSAPVLIRIETNAGHGAGQSTAQVINQQADKWAFMFWNMGISF, from the coding sequence ATGAAACGATTGATGTGTTTACCGCTGGCTGCCCTGTTGGGTGGTTCGGCACTTGCCCAAACTTCTGCAACTACTATGAAAACCCTCCCTTACCCTACTACCAAAAAGGTGGAAACTGTTGATACTTATTTTGGCACCGCCGTACCCGACCCTTACCGATGGCTGGAAGACGACCGTGCCGAGGATACCAAAGCTTGGGTACAGGCCGAAAACAAGGTTACGCACGCTTACCTGGAGCAAATCCCCTATCGCGAGGCTATCCGCAAACGCCTGGAGGTGTTGTGGAACTATGAGAAATTTGGTGCGCCGCAAAAGCAAGGCGAGTGGACTTATTTCGGACGAAATAGCGGTCTGCAAAGCCAGAGTGTGATTTACCGCCAGAAAGATGGTGGAGAACCGGAGGTATTTCTGGATCCTAACCAGTTTTCGAAAGACGGCACGACATCATTACAAGGGCTGGATTTTACCAAGGATGGCAGCCTGGCTGCTTATCAAATCTCGGAAGGCGGTAGTGACTGGCGTAAGGTGATTATCATCAGGGCATCAGACAAAAGCCAGGTTGGCGATACCCTGCGTGACGTGAAGTTTAGCGGCATTGCCTGGAAAGGTAACGAAGGCTTTTACTACAGTAGCTACGATAAGCCCGCAGAAGGCAGCCAGCTAAGTGGCATGACGCAATACCACAAACTGTTTTATCACCAGCTGGGCACACCACAAAGCAGCGACAAGCTGATATTTGGTGGAGAGCAAACCCCTCGCCGTTACATTGGCGCTTACTTAACCGAAGATGAGCGCTATTTGATTATCACCGCAGCCAACAGCACAACAGGTAATGAGCTTTATCTGCAGGATTTAACACAAGCAGGCAGTTCTATTGTGCCCATTGTTAGCAATTTTGATAACGAGCATAACATCATCGATAATATCGGCAGCAAGCTGTACATCTACACCAACCTGTACGCACCTAACCATCGCGTGGTTACGGTTGATGCATCGAGCCCTGGTGTTACGCACTGGAAAGATCTGATCCCCCAAACTAAAAATTCTTTAACTGTAAGTACCGGCGGACAGAAGATCTTTGCCGAGTACCTGAAAGATGCTACCTCGCTGGTATTGCAATACAATATGGATGGCAAGCTGGAACAAGAGATTGCATTACCTGGTGTGGGTACTGCGGCAGGTTTCGGCGCTAAAAAAGAGGAGAAGGAGTTGTATTATACCTTTACCAGTTATGTTTACCCGAGCACGATATTTAAGTACGATATAACCTCTGGCAAATCAACCGTGTACAAAAAGCCTAATGTACAGTTCGACCCAACGCTGTACGAGAGCAAACAGGTTTTCTATAAATCGAAGGATGGAACGCAGGTCCCGATGATTATCACCTACAAAAAAGGAATCGTATTAAACGGCAAGAACCCAACAATGCTGTATGCTTACGGTGGTTTCGGGGTGAGCCTTACGCCTGCCTTCAGCACCAGTAACATTGTGTTGCTTGAGCATGGTGGTATTTACGCTGTACCTAACATTCGTGGTGGTGGCGAGTATGGTGAAACCTGGCACCGCGCAGGTATCAAGCTTAAAAAGCAGAACGTGTTTGATGATTTTATCGCCGCTGCCGAATACCTGATTCAGCATAAATATACTTCGCATGATTACCTGGCTATCTCGGGCGGATCAAACGGCGGCCTGCTCATCGGCGCTACCATGACCCAGCGCCCCGATTTATGTAAAGTAGCTTTCCCCGCTGTAGGTGTTATGGATATGCTGCGTTACAACAAATTTACCGCAGGCGCAGGCTGGGCTTATGATTATGGTACTGCAGAAGATGGAGCAGAGATGTTTGCCTACTTATATCATTATTCGCCCTACCATGCTTTAAAACCTGCTAATTATCCGGCTACTATGGTTACCACGGCAGATCATGATGACCGTGTGGTGCCGGCTCACTCCTTCAAGTTTGCAGCACGTCTGCAGGAAGATCAGCAAGGATCGGCACCGGTATTAATCCGTATAGAAACCAATGCAGGCCATGGCGCGGGGCAGAGCACAGCCCAGGTAATTAACCAGCAGGCTGATAAATGGGCGTTTATGTTCTGGAATATGGGGATTAGCTTTTAG
- a CDS encoding dihydrofolate reductase family protein, which produces MKKIVLFMHVSLDGYTAGPNGEMDWIGIGDEMFDTAGSQAERSDVALYGRGTFEIMEAYWPTAADKPNASKHDIEHGNWYNKVNKYVASASMQGQSFSNTTILSDNIIEQITALKQKEGDKQIVMFGSPSLGASLMDHDLIDEYWLFVNPIILGKGKLLFKPQQNAIRLQLVENKTFSNGVICLHYIR; this is translated from the coding sequence ATGAAAAAAATAGTATTATTTATGCATGTCAGCCTCGATGGCTATACCGCTGGCCCCAATGGAGAGATGGACTGGATTGGCATTGGGGATGAAATGTTCGATACGGCCGGCAGCCAGGCCGAACGATCAGACGTTGCCCTATACGGCCGCGGCACCTTCGAAATAATGGAAGCCTACTGGCCCACAGCCGCCGACAAGCCCAACGCTTCGAAACATGATATTGAGCATGGCAACTGGTATAATAAAGTGAATAAATATGTAGCATCGGCAAGTATGCAAGGGCAGAGCTTTAGTAATACCACCATATTGAGTGATAATATTATTGAGCAAATAACCGCTCTTAAACAAAAGGAAGGCGATAAGCAGATCGTTATGTTCGGCAGCCCATCGCTCGGTGCCAGTTTAATGGATCATGATCTGATTGATGAATACTGGCTGTTTGTAAACCCTATTATATTGGGCAAGGGTAAACTGTTGTTTAAGCCCCAGCAAAATGCTATTCGTTTGCAACTGGTAGAAAACAAGACATTTAGCAATGGCGTAATTTGCCTGCACTATATTAGATAG
- a CDS encoding DUF4157 domain-containing protein → MTIYKSKDTSNKNRLVNDARRPNKTDGLNLQDNRDGNVAQGKFAPANPPRDVAVQLNEKGSLVDNRSVQRKKNDTGLPDQLKAGVENLSGQSLDDVNVHYNSAKPGELQAHAFAQGNQIHVAPGQEKHLPHEAWHVAQQKQGRVRPTTQLKAGITINDNRGLEREADMMGAKATQLKSNSNFSFTTAYSQTNYPLQSPVVQRSIIVSGGQMAKGPRHPFLSDINKYLQIGSNEARCHYIPFGYIRLIVMNQINAGLSGTQGAVVMGDLEYLINAIFPNGRAADNHKSDTNYGALTKIAHTLYDEAQNCKQQIGTIIDNSKNLGKLAELGTNLIDALNNSPDNLRPGNSNTNSSISDSLDFPATHVAKGILPKGTTIVDKHYKPSYNLTSNMEVLLPNEAATTIILNLIDSAHIGFEAVVYSSDYILQSSDHKMMKTATMSDKIKVPVALELDTGWYLFETN, encoded by the coding sequence ATGACTATTTATAAAAGTAAAGACACTTCGAATAAGAACAGGCTGGTTAACGATGCCAGGAGGCCGAATAAAACCGATGGTTTAAACCTGCAAGATAACAGGGATGGTAATGTTGCTCAAGGTAAGTTTGCGCCTGCCAACCCACCTAGAGATGTTGCCGTACAACTAAACGAAAAAGGCAGTTTGGTTGATAACAGATCTGTTCAACGCAAAAAAAATGATACCGGCTTGCCCGATCAGTTAAAGGCCGGGGTTGAAAACCTTTCGGGGCAATCGCTCGATGATGTTAACGTTCACTATAATTCTGCCAAGCCCGGTGAGCTACAGGCTCACGCTTTTGCACAGGGCAATCAAATACATGTAGCGCCGGGGCAGGAAAAACATTTGCCGCACGAGGCCTGGCATGTTGCACAGCAAAAACAGGGCAGGGTACGGCCAACTACACAATTAAAAGCGGGTATTACAATAAACGATAACCGCGGGTTAGAACGTGAAGCTGATATGATGGGGGCAAAAGCTACACAGTTGAAAAGCAACTCTAACTTCAGTTTCACCACTGCATATAGCCAAACAAATTATCCATTACAATCGCCTGTTGTTCAAAGATCTATAATTGTAAGTGGGGGACAAATGGCAAAAGGCCCCAGGCATCCTTTCCTAAGTGATATTAACAAATATCTACAGATTGGGAGTAACGAGGCCAGGTGCCACTATATCCCATTTGGATACATCCGCTTGATCGTGATGAATCAGATTAATGCCGGGTTATCAGGTACGCAGGGCGCAGTGGTTATGGGGGATTTGGAGTACTTAATCAATGCGATTTTTCCAAATGGGCGTGCTGCTGATAACCACAAGAGTGATACTAATTATGGTGCACTAACTAAAATAGCCCATACTCTTTATGATGAAGCACAAAACTGCAAACAACAGATAGGCACCATCATAGACAACAGTAAAAACCTTGGTAAGCTTGCTGAGCTGGGAACAAACCTTATTGATGCACTTAATAACTCTCCTGACAATTTAAGGCCGGGTAACAGCAATACGAATTCCTCCATCAGCGATTCGCTGGATTTTCCGGCCACACATGTTGCCAAAGGCATTTTACCTAAAGGAACCACAATTGTTGATAAGCACTACAAGCCAAGCTATAATTTAACTAGTAATATGGAGGTTTTATTGCCAAATGAGGCCGCTACAACAATTATATTAAACCTTATTGACTCTGCCCATATAGGCTTTGAAGCTGTTGTTTATTCTTCTGATTACATTCTGCAAAGTTCAGATCATAAAATGATGAAAACAGCAACAATGTCTGATAAAATTAAAGTTCCGGTTGCTTTAGAATTAGATACCGGCTGGTATTTATTTGAAACTAATTAA
- a CDS encoding tetratricopeptide repeat protein codes for MFKKLFLLLFATATLITAKAQTADELQNAYYDFSYAYVQHFNANALSLGEALLPNAGKLSDKAQPNFYYRMGTLYEDLNQFDKAINCYEKVIAAVPDFFVAHRALGYLYLKQANQVAGKLNAAKTDPVENKRLAALYTATAKKAIPHLEKAQACDPEDDTLTRIKMLYKNTKDEKGLASLDTRLQTLSKNCVDLLSDK; via the coding sequence ATGTTTAAAAAATTATTCCTGCTATTATTTGCAACTGCTACCTTAATTACGGCCAAAGCCCAAACAGCTGATGAGCTGCAAAATGCTTATTATGATTTTAGCTATGCTTATGTACAACACTTCAATGCCAACGCATTAAGCCTGGGCGAAGCGCTCTTACCCAATGCAGGTAAGCTATCTGATAAGGCGCAACCTAATTTCTATTACCGCATGGGTACACTTTACGAGGATCTTAACCAATTCGATAAAGCCATTAACTGCTATGAAAAAGTAATTGCTGCCGTGCCTGATTTTTTTGTGGCGCATCGTGCTTTAGGTTACCTGTATCTAAAACAGGCAAACCAGGTAGCAGGCAAACTTAATGCAGCCAAAACAGACCCTGTTGAGAACAAACGGCTTGCTGCACTATACACGGCCACTGCAAAAAAAGCAATCCCCCATCTGGAGAAAGCCCAGGCCTGTGACCCCGAAGATGACACGCTTACCCGCATAAAAATGCTCTATAAAAACACTAAAGACGAAAAAGGCTTGGCTTCATTAGATACCCGCTTGCAAACTTTGAGCAAAAATTGCGTGGACTTGCTGAGCGACAAATAG
- the der gene encoding ribosome biogenesis GTPase Der: MSNIVAIVGRPNVGKSTLYNRLTETRKAIVDDMSGVTRDRHYGVAEWIGRNFTVIDTGGYVANSEDVFEAAIREQVTIAIEEASAILFVVDVTTGITDLDDEIANLLRKGKKPVFVVVNKVDNTSLNGDAAIFYSLGLGEIYSISSMTGSGTGELLDEVVKTFDEDVVPENTLPKYAIVGRPNVGKSSIINALIGKDRNIVTPIAGTTRDSIHIHYNQYGHEFMLIDTAGLRKKTKVKENIEFYSVMRTIKALEEADIIILMIDAQEGIESQDINIFHLAEKNKKGIMVVVNKWDLIEKNNKTVKVFEEAIREKIAPFTDVPIVFTSVTEKQRVLKVLDVAKEVYQNRAKKIPTSKLNDIMLPIIENYPPPALKGKFVKIKYVTQINATSPMFAFFCNLPQYIKEPYRRFIENKLRENFDFSGVPVQIFFRQK; the protein is encoded by the coding sequence ATGAGCAATATAGTAGCAATTGTAGGGCGCCCAAACGTGGGTAAATCAACCCTATATAACCGCCTTACCGAAACCCGCAAAGCCATTGTTGACGACATGAGCGGCGTAACCCGCGACCGCCATTATGGTGTAGCCGAATGGATTGGCCGTAACTTTACCGTTATTGATACCGGTGGTTATGTAGCCAACAGCGAAGATGTTTTTGAAGCTGCCATTCGCGAGCAGGTAACCATTGCTATTGAAGAAGCTTCGGCTATATTATTTGTGGTTGATGTTACTACCGGCATTACCGACCTCGACGACGAGATTGCTAACCTACTGCGCAAAGGCAAAAAGCCTGTGTTTGTAGTAGTAAACAAGGTTGATAACACCTCCCTTAATGGCGATGCTGCTATATTTTACAGCTTAGGCCTGGGCGAAATCTACAGCATTTCGTCAATGACAGGTTCTGGTACGGGCGAACTCTTGGACGAGGTTGTTAAAACTTTCGACGAGGATGTAGTTCCGGAAAATACGCTGCCTAAATACGCCATTGTTGGCCGCCCTAACGTGGGTAAGTCATCTATCATCAATGCGCTGATCGGTAAAGACCGTAATATTGTTACGCCAATTGCCGGCACCACCCGCGATAGTATCCATATCCATTACAACCAGTATGGCCACGAGTTTATGCTGATTGATACTGCCGGTTTACGTAAAAAAACCAAGGTAAAAGAAAATATCGAGTTTTACTCGGTAATGCGTACTATCAAAGCTCTGGAAGAAGCCGATATTATTATCCTGATGATTGACGCACAGGAAGGTATCGAATCGCAGGATATTAACATTTTCCACCTGGCCGAAAAGAACAAAAAAGGAATCATGGTGGTGGTTAACAAATGGGATTTGATCGAGAAGAACAACAAAACCGTTAAAGTTTTTGAAGAAGCCATCCGCGAAAAAATTGCACCTTTTACTGATGTGCCTATCGTGTTTACTTCAGTAACCGAAAAACAGCGTGTATTGAAAGTGCTTGATGTAGCCAAAGAAGTTTACCAAAACCGTGCTAAAAAGATCCCGACCTCGAAACTGAACGACATTATGCTGCCGATCATCGAGAACTATCCGCCACCAGCGCTGAAAGGTAAATTTGTGAAAATTAAATATGTAACACAAATCAATGCAACATCACCGATGTTCGCGTTTTTCTGTAACCTGCCACAATATATTAAAGAACCTTACCGCCGCTTTATAGAAAACAAGCTTCGCGAAAACTTCGATTTCAGCGGTGTGCCCGTACAGATCTTCTTCAGACAGAAATAG
- the era gene encoding GTPase Era, with amino-acid sequence MSHKAGFVSIIGKPNAGKSTLMNALVGEKMSIITPKAQTTRHRILGIVNEDDYQIVFSDTPGVIKPAYQLQESMMHQVDGSIVDADLILLVTDINEKYDEGDVMIKLQKSEAPIAVLINKIDQSDEETVKQKIEYWQEKLNPKVVFAISALHQHNVKAIMDFILENLPEHPAYYEKDFLTDRNDRFFASEMIREQVFKQYKKEIPYSTEVIITKFEEGDKLYRISAEIIVERDSQKNILIGKNGEMLKIVGTYARRSMEEFFQKKIFLEMFVKVIADWRSKKNYLKQFGYED; translated from the coding sequence ATGAGTCATAAGGCAGGTTTTGTAAGCATTATTGGTAAACCCAACGCAGGTAAATCAACATTGATGAACGCATTGGTGGGCGAAAAAATGTCGATCATTACCCCAAAGGCGCAAACAACCAGGCACCGTATACTGGGTATTGTAAACGAAGACGATTACCAGATTGTGTTTTCTGATACCCCGGGTGTTATTAAACCGGCGTACCAGTTACAGGAAAGCATGATGCACCAGGTTGATGGCAGCATTGTGGATGCCGACCTGATTTTGCTGGTTACAGATATTAACGAAAAATACGACGAAGGCGATGTGATGATTAAACTGCAAAAATCGGAAGCACCGATTGCTGTTTTAATTAACAAGATTGACCAGAGCGACGAAGAAACCGTTAAGCAGAAAATTGAGTATTGGCAAGAGAAACTGAACCCTAAAGTGGTTTTCGCTATCTCGGCCCTGCACCAGCATAATGTAAAGGCTATTATGGATTTCATTCTGGAAAACCTGCCCGAGCACCCTGCCTATTATGAAAAAGATTTCCTGACCGATCGTAACGACCGTTTCTTTGCGTCGGAGATGATCCGCGAGCAGGTGTTTAAACAATATAAAAAAGAGATCCCTTACAGCACCGAGGTAATTATTACCAAGTTTGAAGAGGGCGATAAGCTATACCGCATCAGCGCCGAAATTATTGTGGAGCGCGACTCGCAAAAAAATATCCTGATCGGTAAAAACGGCGAGATGCTTAAAATTGTTGGTACCTATGCACGCCGCAGCATGGAGGAGTTTTTCCAGAAGAAAATCTTCCTCGAAATGTTTGTTAAGGTAATTGCAGACTGGCGCAGCAAAAAGAACTACCTGAAACAGTTTGGGTACGAAGACTAA